CCGGATGATCGGCGATCTCGCCGCGCGTGTGCCTCGGCTCGTCGTAATTGAAGTCGGTGCGCCGGCAGAAGTGCTCGAAGCGCGGCTGCTCGGACGCGGCCGCGAAACGGCCGAGCAGGTGCGGGCCCGCGTCGCGCGCGAAGTCGAACCGTGTACCGCCGATGTCGAGATTCGCCGCATCGTCAACGACGGTTCGCTCGAAGAGGGCATCGAGCGCTTCATGCACGCGCTGCGGCACGCGATCGAACCGCCGTCCAGCACGCCGCTGCTGCAGGCCAAGCTCGCGGGCGCATCGCTCGACGAAACCCAGTACGAAGCGCTGTTCGACGACATCCTCGCGTTGCGCTACGCGGAGCGCAACGTCGACCGCTTCCTGCTGCACGCATGCCAGCACGTGAGCGACGCCGAAGTGCTCGCGCTCGCGCGGGTGCGAGCGAAGCGGATGCCGCGAATCGAATGGAACGAGCCGATCGTCGTCGACAAGCATTCGATGGGCGGCATCCCCGGCAGCCGCATCACGCTGATCGTCGTGCCGATCGTCGCGGCGTACGGGCTCGCGATGCCGAAGACGTCGTCGCGTGCGATCACGTCGGCGGCCGGCACTGCGGACGCGATGGAAACCGTCGCGCGTGTCGATCTGACGTCGGGGGAAGTGCGCCATTGCGTCGAGACCGCGCGCGCTTGCATCGCGTGGAACGGCAAGCTCAATCACTCGCTGATCGACGACCGGATCAACGCGTTCACGCGGCCGCTCGGGCTCGACACGAACCGCTGGTCGGTTGCGTCGATCCTGTCGAAGAAAGTATCGGCGGGTTCGACCCACGTGATGGTCGATCTGCCGTGCGGCCCGCGTGCAAAGCTGAAGGATGCCGATGAAGCACACGCGCTTGCCGCATTGTTCGAATATGTGGGAGCAGGCGTCGGCCTGCAGGTGAAGGCGCTCGTCACCGATGGCAGCGGGCCGGTCGGCCGGGGCATCGGTCCGGCGCTGGAGGTCCGCGACATCGATCTCGTACTCGACGACGCTGCCGATGCGCCGCCTGATCTGCGAGACAAGGCACTGACATTTGCGTCGCATATCCTTGCATGGGCGCCCGGTGTACGCGATGTCGACGAAGGGCGGCGCATCGCGCAGACGCTGCTCGCGAGTGGCGCGGCGCGTGCGGCGTTCGAGCGGATCGTCGATGCGCAGGGGCGGCATGCGCAACCCGTGCGGCCGGCTGCGCGGGTGCACGACGTGAAGGCTGCGCAGGGTGGTGTGGTGGCGTCGATCGACGGCTGGCAGGTAGCCGGCATCGCGCGGCAGGCGGGTGCGCCGGCCGATGCGGGCGCGGGTGTCGATCTGCTGTGCCGTGTCGGGCAGAGCGTCGCGCCCGGCGACACGCTGTATCGCGTGCATGCAACGCACGCGGCGGCACTCGATCGTGCCGCGACGCTCGCCACGCTCGACACGGGGTACCTTATCGTATAAATACGAAGCGTGACTGACCGGACAAGGTGGACGAAGTGAAAACGACGGTGGTGTCGAACTGGCAGCAGTTCATGGACTTGACGTCCGAACTCGACGGCTGGGCGTTTCGCGGCCAGCAGGACGCCAACTGGCCGCTGCAGAGTTCGCTGTCGCGCTACCTGTCCGCGTTCGTGCCCGATCGCACCACGTGGCGCATTCAGGAACAGCGCGCGATCCGTATTTTCCGGCGCAAGGCGCACAACTATCTGTCCGACGTGCGCGCGCTGTCCGACGACCTGCGCTGCCTCGGGCTGATGCAGCATCATGGCGCACCGACGCGCCTGCTCGACTTCACGAAATCCCCGTACGTGGCCGCGTTTTTCGCGCTCGAACGGGCGGTGTCCGACGCGGCGATCTACGCGGTCAACACGCCGGCGCTATGGACCAACCGCGCGTACCCGAGCACCACGCCGCATCTGACGCGCGACATGATCGATCCGCGCCGCAAAGGTAACTTCGAGAAATTCTTCCTGACCGACAAGAACCCGGTGATCTGGTTCGGCGAACCGTCGGAGATGGATCAGCGGCTGATCGCGCAGGCGGGCACGTTCGTGTTGCCGGGACTGCTGCAGAAATCGCTCGACGAGATCCTGAACAACTATTCGAGCGACGACGAACTGCTGCGCAAGATCGTGCTGCCGCCGTCGGTGCGTGAGGACGCGATGCGATCGCTGTACCGGATGAACATCACGAACGCGTCGCTGTTTCCGGATATGGAAGGGCTCGCGCGTTCGATTGCGCTGGAGCTGGAGATCGTCTGGCCGGGTGTGGTGGGGAAGACAGACCGGGCGGACTGACTCGGGGAGTGTTGCAACGCGGTGTCCATCAGGGAAACCCCGTCTGCTCGACGACCCCGTGTATGCCGTTAAATTCAATCAAAGCGATCCGGTATACCGGGCGCCCGGGGAAGTGGTTCCGTCACGCGGCGGTTGGCGCCGCAGTGCACATCCGGGCAGCGCCAGTCCGACGGCGCCCGGTGGTACGGAAAGCTTTTCTCTCTGCGTTTCCGCCTTTCACTGCGCTCACTCCTCGCAGCGCACATCCTTCTTCTGCACGACGATGATCACCGGGTAGGTCTGCCCGTGATCCAGCTCGACGCGCGCGACGACCGACATCGTCGTCGCATCGATGTCGTCGTACACGCTGACGCGGTCATTACGCAGATTCACGAGGCCGGTACAGGCCGATGCGTGACCGTCGTCGGAGACCTGACACGAGATCGGGTTCTCGTTGACGATCCGATACTGATCGCGGCTGGGTGCGGCCAGATAGTCGTGCATGCTCTGCGCCGATCCGCCGACGCCGGTGACCTTGCCGATCGCGCACTGCTGCTGGGGCGGCGTCTGGGCCACGGCAACGGCGCTGGTGGCTGCGATGATCGTCGCGAGGGTCGATGCAAGAAGGAGTTTCATGGTGCGCGTCACGGTTCTGGATCGAAGTGTCGGATTGTAAAGGGATACTGCGGCTGGGGTGAGTGAGGTCTCTTCACAACGCCACCCGCCGCCGACACACCGTCAACACCAGCTCCCTCAACCACCGATGAACCGGATCGACCTCCAGCCGCGGATGCCACATCTGCGAGACGGTGAAGCCTTCGGTCGCGACGGGAAGCTCGAACGAATAATCAGCAACGGATGCATCAGGCTGCGTATCCATGAACGACGCCGGCAGCAGCGCGATCAGATCCGACGCGCGAACCACGGCGAGCGCCGACGTAAAGCTCGGAACCATCGCTACGACAGTTCGCTCGAACCCGGCCAATGCCATCGCAGCATCGAGCGCCCCGGTTATCTGGCGACCGTACGGCGTCGCGACATGACCGAACGCCGCGTATCGTTCGAGCGTCACGTCCTGTTCCGCATCGAGCGGATGCCCCTTTCTGACCACACCGACGAAGCGGTCCCGAAACAGCGCCCGCACGCGCACCTCGGGGCCCATTTCCTCCAGCACGCCG
This portion of the Paraburkholderia flava genome encodes:
- the phnN gene encoding phosphonate metabolism protein/1,5-bisphosphokinase (PRPP-forming) PhnN; the protein is MSAPNTTSAGIFFFVVGPSGAGKDSLIEGARRLEPNFCFARRAITRPAGSPGEDHDALDDATFDALDARGEFLVTWSAHGLRYGLRRDLLDAIAQGRHVIANGSRRMIGDLAARVPRLVVIEVGAPAEVLEARLLGRGRETAEQVRARVAREVEPCTADVEIRRIVNDGSLEEGIERFMHALRHAIEPPSSTPLLQAKLAGASLDETQYEALFDDILALRYAERNVDRFLLHACQHVSDAEVLALARVRAKRMPRIEWNEPIVVDKHSMGGIPGSRITLIVVPIVAAYGLAMPKTSSRAITSAAGTADAMETVARVDLTSGEVRHCVETARACIAWNGKLNHSLIDDRINAFTRPLGLDTNRWSVASILSKKVSAGSTHVMVDLPCGPRAKLKDADEAHALAALFEYVGAGVGLQVKALVTDGSGPVGRGIGPALEVRDIDLVLDDAADAPPDLRDKALTFASHILAWAPGVRDVDEGRRIAQTLLASGAARAAFERIVDAQGRHAQPVRPAARVHDVKAAQGGVVASIDGWQVAGIARQAGAPADAGAGVDLLCRVGQSVAPGDTLYRVHATHAAALDRAATLATLDTGYLIV
- a CDS encoding FRG domain-containing protein produces the protein MDEVKTTVVSNWQQFMDLTSELDGWAFRGQQDANWPLQSSLSRYLSAFVPDRTTWRIQEQRAIRIFRRKAHNYLSDVRALSDDLRCLGLMQHHGAPTRLLDFTKSPYVAAFFALERAVSDAAIYAVNTPALWTNRAYPSTTPHLTRDMIDPRRKGNFEKFFLTDKNPVIWFGEPSEMDQRLIAQAGTFVLPGLLQKSLDEILNNYSSDDELLRKIVLPPSVREDAMRSLYRMNITNASLFPDMEGLARSIALELEIVWPGVVGKTDRAD
- a CDS encoding LysR family transcriptional regulator, with product MSEPDLNLLFALDALLTEKNVTRAAKALQLSASAMSRTLSRLRAETGDPLLVRAGRDMVLTPYAEEIRERTRNLVRDARAVLRPPPEAPDFSTLRRTFAIRANEGFIEAFGASLIAEVTALAPFVRLHFVPKPEKSATALREGSADLEVGVLEEMGPEVRVRALFRDRFVGVVRKGHPLDAEQDVTLERYAAFGHVATPYGRQITGALDAAMALAGFERTVVAMVPSFTSALAVVRASDLIALLPASFMDTQPDASVADYSFELPVATEGFTVSQMWHPRLEVDPVHRWLRELVLTVCRRRVAL